The Amycolatopsis mongoliensis genome includes a window with the following:
- the clpS gene encoding ATP-dependent Clp protease adapter ClpS, giving the protein MSMPVAAEQTQVEPAGAEVAESDTPWRTVVWNDPVNLMSYVTYVFQKLFGYGRDHATKLMLDVHHKGKAIVSSGTKEKVETDVAKLHAAGLWATMEQTS; this is encoded by the coding sequence ATGTCCATGCCTGTCGCAGCCGAGCAGACGCAGGTCGAGCCGGCCGGTGCCGAGGTCGCCGAGTCGGACACACCCTGGCGGACCGTGGTGTGGAACGACCCGGTCAACCTGATGTCGTACGTCACGTACGTCTTCCAGAAGCTGTTCGGGTACGGCCGCGACCACGCCACCAAGCTCATGCTGGATGTGCACCACAAGGGCAAGGCGATCGTCTCGTCCGGCACCAAGGAGAAGGTGGAGACCGACGTGGCGAAACTCCACGCGGCGGGTCTGTGGGCCACCATGGAGCAGACCTCGTGA
- a CDS encoding DUF2017 domain-containing protein, with protein MNGWRRKGAVIHAGFEQQEAAVLRGLVSQLEDMLTARAEEAPQDELAELTGIRIGPTESPDDPVLSRLLPDFHKLDPDNPTREDLDSAAAMRSLHEPELLDLKVGVAKIVLDTLPRDGGHVRLTEEQADAWLGALNDVRLALGTALDVTDDMPDELPEDDPRAPHLGVYHWLTWVQETLIQALTG; from the coding sequence GTGAACGGCTGGCGGCGCAAGGGCGCCGTGATCCACGCGGGGTTCGAGCAGCAGGAAGCCGCGGTGCTGCGGGGACTGGTCAGCCAGCTCGAGGACATGCTCACCGCCCGCGCCGAGGAGGCGCCGCAGGACGAGCTCGCCGAGCTGACCGGCATCCGGATCGGGCCGACCGAGTCCCCGGACGACCCGGTGCTCTCGCGGCTGCTCCCGGACTTCCACAAGCTCGACCCGGACAACCCGACCCGCGAGGACCTCGACTCCGCCGCGGCGATGCGTTCGCTGCACGAGCCGGAGCTGCTGGACCTCAAGGTCGGCGTGGCCAAGATCGTGCTCGACACGCTGCCCCGCGACGGCGGCCACGTCCGGCTGACCGAGGAGCAGGCCGACGCCTGGCTGGGCGCGCTCAACGACGTCCGGCTGGCGCTCGGCACGGCGCTCGACGTCACCGACGACATGCCCGACGAACTGCCCGAGGACGACCCGCGGGCGCCGCACCTGGGCGTCTACCACTGGCTGACCTGGGTGCAGGAGACGCTGATCCAGGCGCTGACCGGATGA
- a CDS encoding P1 family peptidase has product MITDVPGVLVGHHERVGDGWATGTTVVLVPDGAVGAVDQRGGAPGTRETNLLEPENLVQRVNAICLSGGSAYGLAAADGVMRWLAERNLGFPVGTQPHEVVPIVPAAVLFDLPRSEWGNRPDASFGYAACEAASDSFAQGTVGAGAGAAVGSLKGGIGSASEVVGEYTVGALAAVNAAGEAVDLSTGRAYAADHGDFGVTWPSRAASLPSRATDLNTTIGVVAVDAALAKAEARRIAVAAQDGLARAVRPAHTMFDGDTVFALATGARELPEASGPFGAAARPAALDALCSAAARVFARAMVRGFLAATTAGGVPAYRDVWPEAFA; this is encoded by the coding sequence ATGATCACCGACGTGCCGGGTGTCCTGGTCGGGCACCACGAGCGGGTGGGCGACGGCTGGGCGACCGGGACGACGGTGGTCCTGGTGCCCGACGGCGCGGTCGGCGCGGTGGACCAGCGCGGCGGCGCACCCGGCACGCGGGAGACCAACCTGCTGGAGCCGGAGAACCTGGTGCAGCGGGTCAACGCGATCTGCCTGTCCGGCGGGAGCGCGTACGGGCTGGCCGCGGCCGACGGCGTCATGCGGTGGCTCGCCGAGCGGAACCTGGGGTTCCCGGTGGGCACGCAGCCGCACGAGGTCGTGCCGATCGTGCCCGCGGCCGTGCTGTTCGACCTGCCGCGCAGTGAGTGGGGCAACCGGCCGGACGCGTCCTTCGGGTACGCGGCGTGCGAAGCGGCTTCGGACTCGTTCGCGCAGGGGACGGTCGGTGCGGGCGCGGGGGCGGCGGTGGGGTCGCTGAAGGGCGGGATCGGCTCCGCGAGCGAGGTCGTCGGCGAGTACACGGTCGGGGCGCTGGCGGCGGTCAACGCGGCGGGCGAGGCCGTGGACCTCTCGACCGGACGCGCGTACGCGGCCGACCACGGCGACTTCGGTGTGACATGGCCCTCGCGCGCCGCTTCGCTGCCTTCTCGCGCGACCGACCTGAACACGACGATCGGTGTGGTCGCGGTGGACGCGGCGCTGGCGAAGGCCGAGGCGCGGCGGATCGCGGTCGCGGCCCAGGACGGGCTGGCGCGCGCGGTGCGCCCGGCCCACACGATGTTCGACGGCGACACGGTGTTCGCGCTGGCCACGGGCGCCCGCGAGCTGCCGGAGGCGAGCGGTCCGTTCGGCGCGGCGGCGCGCCCGGCGGCGCTGGACGCGCTGTGCTCGGCGGCCGCGCGGGTGTTCGCGCGGGCGATGGTCCGCGGTTTCCTGGCGGCGACGACGGCCGGCGGGGTGCCGGCCTACCGCGACGTCTGGCCGGAAGCCTTCGCCTGA
- a CDS encoding M67 family metallopeptidase has protein sequence MLRIRRDLVDEIVAHARRDHPDEACGVIAGPEGSDSPERFIPMQNAARSPTFYEFDSGDLLKLYREMDANDEVPVVIYHSHTATEAYPSRTDANIAAEPDAHYVLVSTRDPEVHELRSYRIVDAEITEEPVEIVD, from the coding sequence GTGCTCCGGATCCGCCGTGACCTCGTCGACGAGATCGTCGCCCATGCCCGCCGTGACCACCCCGACGAGGCGTGCGGCGTGATCGCCGGGCCCGAAGGGTCCGACTCGCCCGAGCGGTTCATCCCCATGCAGAACGCCGCCCGGTCGCCGACGTTCTACGAATTCGACTCCGGCGACCTGCTGAAGCTCTACCGCGAGATGGACGCCAACGACGAGGTGCCCGTGGTGATCTACCACTCGCACACCGCGACCGAGGCGTACCCGTCGCGGACCGACGCGAACATCGCGGCCGAGCCGGACGCGCACTACGTGCTCGTCTCCACCCGCGACCCCGAAGTGCACGAGCTCCGTTCGTACCGGATCGTGGACGCCGAGATCACCGAGGAGCCGGTCGAGATCGTCGACTGA
- a CDS encoding MoaD/ThiS family protein has protein sequence MAVTVSIPTILRTHTGGEKSVEAKGATVLEVIDDVESRHAGIKGRLVKEEKLHRFINVYVNDEDVRFAGGLEAEVKDGDTLTILPAVAGG, from the coding sequence ATGGCCGTGACCGTCTCCATCCCGACGATCCTGCGCACCCACACCGGCGGCGAGAAGTCCGTCGAGGCGAAGGGCGCGACCGTCCTCGAGGTCATCGACGACGTCGAGTCCCGCCACGCCGGCATCAAGGGCCGCCTGGTGAAGGAGGAGAAGCTGCACCGCTTCATCAACGTCTACGTCAACGACGAGGACGTGCGCTTCGCCGGCGGCCTCGAGGCCGAGGTCAAGGACGGCGACACCCTGACCATCCTCCCCGCCGTGGCCGGTGGCTGA
- a CDS encoding PLP-dependent cysteine synthase family protein produces the protein MARFESLLDALGGTPLVGLPRLSPTHDVRLWAKLEDRNPTGSIKDRPALAMIEAAEREGKLRRGSTILEPTSGNTGISLAMAAKLKGYGLVCVMPENTSTERKQLLQAYGARIVFSPAAGGSNEAVRRAKELAEANPDWVMLYQYGNPANADAHYRGTGPELLKDLPTLTHFVGGLGTTGTLVGVGRYLHEAKPDVQVIAAEPRYGELVYGLRNLDEGFVPELYDASVLNGRYSVGAYDALRRTRELLEHEGIFAGISTGAVLHAALAVAEKAAARGEVADVAFVVADAGWKYLSTGAYAGSLDEAAERLDGQLWA, from the coding sequence ATGGCTCGCTTCGAGTCCCTGCTCGACGCACTCGGCGGTACCCCGCTGGTCGGGCTGCCCCGGCTCTCGCCCACGCACGACGTGCGCCTGTGGGCGAAGCTGGAGGACCGCAACCCGACCGGCTCGATCAAGGACCGCCCCGCGCTGGCCATGATCGAAGCCGCCGAGCGGGAGGGCAAGCTGCGGCGCGGCTCCACGATCCTGGAGCCGACGTCGGGCAACACCGGCATCTCGCTGGCCATGGCCGCCAAGCTCAAGGGCTACGGGCTGGTCTGCGTGATGCCGGAGAACACCTCGACCGAACGCAAGCAGCTGCTGCAGGCCTACGGCGCGCGGATCGTGTTCTCCCCGGCTGCGGGCGGCTCGAACGAGGCCGTCCGGCGGGCGAAGGAGCTGGCCGAGGCGAACCCGGACTGGGTGATGCTCTACCAGTACGGCAACCCGGCCAACGCCGACGCGCACTACCGCGGCACCGGGCCCGAGCTGCTCAAGGACCTGCCGACGCTGACGCACTTCGTCGGCGGCCTCGGCACCACCGGGACCCTGGTGGGAGTCGGGCGGTACCTGCACGAAGCCAAGCCGGACGTCCAGGTCATCGCGGCCGAGCCCCGCTACGGCGAGCTGGTGTACGGCCTGCGCAACCTCGACGAGGGGTTCGTCCCGGAGCTGTATGACGCCAGCGTCCTCAACGGCCGGTACTCGGTCGGCGCGTACGACGCGCTGCGCCGGACGCGGGAGCTGCTGGAGCACGAAGGCATCTTCGCGGGCATCTCGACGGGCGCGGTGCTGCACGCGGCGTTGGCGGTGGCGGAGAAGGCCGCCGCTCGCGGCGAGGTGGCGGACGTCGCTTTCGTCGTCGCGGACGCCGGGTGGAAGTACCTGTCGACCGGGGCCTACGCGGGCTCGCTCGACGAGGCCGCCGAGCGGCTCGACGGGCAGCTCTGGGCCTGA
- a CDS encoding MBL fold metallo-hydrolase, with amino-acid sequence MPELRTAFAGVSNVLVTDGGSAVLVDGFFSRPSLLKMATRVAPDRGRIDEALRRLGVTELDAVLVAHSHVDHVLDAPVVAELTGATLAGSPSTRKVQEGYGLAAKPFEELVPGKPVEFGAFTVTPVDAEHSDGDRVPGEITEPVRLPARAKAFKTGRCYSFHIAHAAGSVLVHASANFVPGALAGHDADVVYLGAGAAGKQTEEWREEYWRETVGAVHPRVVRPIHWDAFWRPLSKPLKLLPKVFDDLGTTMATFTRLAEADGIDLALPELWQAE; translated from the coding sequence ATGCCCGAACTGCGCACGGCGTTCGCCGGGGTCTCGAACGTCCTGGTCACCGACGGCGGCTCGGCCGTCCTGGTCGACGGCTTCTTCTCCCGGCCGTCGCTGCTGAAGATGGCGACGCGGGTGGCGCCGGACCGCGGCCGGATCGACGAGGCCCTGCGGCGGCTCGGTGTCACGGAGCTCGACGCCGTCCTGGTGGCGCACTCGCACGTCGACCACGTTCTCGACGCGCCGGTCGTCGCCGAGCTGACCGGTGCCACGCTGGCCGGCTCGCCGTCCACCCGGAAGGTCCAGGAGGGCTACGGCCTGGCCGCGAAGCCGTTCGAGGAGCTGGTGCCGGGCAAGCCGGTGGAGTTCGGGGCCTTCACCGTGACTCCGGTCGACGCCGAGCACAGCGACGGCGACCGGGTACCGGGCGAGATCACCGAGCCGGTCCGGCTGCCGGCCAGGGCGAAGGCCTTCAAGACCGGCCGCTGCTACTCGTTCCACATCGCGCACGCGGCGGGCAGCGTCCTGGTCCACGCGTCGGCGAACTTCGTGCCCGGCGCACTGGCCGGCCACGACGCGGACGTCGTCTACCTCGGCGCCGGAGCGGCCGGCAAGCAGACGGAGGAATGGCGCGAAGAGTACTGGCGGGAGACGGTGGGCGCGGTGCACCCCCGCGTCGTCCGGCCGATCCACTGGGACGCCTTCTGGCGCCCGTTGTCGAAGCCGCTCAAGCTGCTGCCGAAGGTGTTCGACGACCTGGGGACGACGATGGCGACCTTCACGCGGCTGGCCGAGGCCGACGGCATCGACCTCGCCCTGCCCGAACTCTGGCAGGCCGAGTGA
- a CDS encoding aspartate/glutamate racemase family protein gives MKVIGLLGGMSWESSIEYYRLVNERVKALLGGFHSAHTVLYSVDFAAVEAMQAEDRWDDAGAELNRAAKALEAAGADFVVLCTNTMHKVADQLADGLRIPLLHLGDATAAAIRAAGIRRVGLLGTGFTMGQPFYRDRLAAHGLDVLVPGAEDRDLVHRVIYDELVLGVVKPESREAYRGVIARLAEAGAEGVIYGCTEIELLVGPEDSPVPTFPTTRLHADAAVDFALGKTPLPVPPA, from the coding sequence ATGAAGGTCATCGGGCTGCTGGGCGGGATGAGCTGGGAATCGTCCATCGAGTACTACCGCTTGGTGAATGAACGGGTGAAGGCCCTCCTCGGCGGGTTCCACTCGGCGCACACCGTGCTCTACTCCGTCGACTTCGCCGCCGTCGAGGCCATGCAGGCCGAAGACCGCTGGGACGACGCCGGCGCCGAGCTGAACCGCGCGGCGAAAGCCTTGGAGGCCGCGGGCGCCGACTTCGTCGTGCTCTGCACCAACACCATGCACAAGGTCGCCGACCAGCTGGCCGACGGCCTCCGCATCCCGCTGCTGCACCTCGGCGACGCCACGGCCGCGGCCATCCGGGCGGCCGGGATCCGCCGCGTCGGGCTCCTCGGCACCGGGTTCACCATGGGGCAGCCGTTCTACCGCGACCGGCTCGCCGCGCACGGTCTGGACGTGCTGGTGCCCGGTGCCGAAGACCGCGACCTGGTGCACCGGGTCATCTACGACGAGCTGGTGCTCGGCGTCGTGAAGCCCGAGTCCCGGGAGGCCTACCGCGGCGTGATCGCGCGGCTGGCCGAGGCGGGCGCCGAGGGCGTGATCTACGGGTGCACGGAGATCGAGCTGCTCGTCGGCCCGGAGGACTCGCCGGTGCCGACGTTCCCGACGACCCGCCTGCACGCCGACGCCGCCGTCGACTTCGCGCTGGGCAAGACCCCCCTGCCGGTGCCGCCTGCCTGA
- a CDS encoding arylamine N-acetyltransferase family protein, with product MGNFDVHGYLERLGLDAEPPSVAALRRLHAAQVERVPYEALEVQLGRPTPLEPSASLARILRGRGGYCYHLNGAFSALLRELGYQVTRHLGGVQGGPGDAPNVDRNHLALTVTGVPDEPETTWLVDAGLGDGIHEPLPLREGTYAQGPHTYRLRPSEVAPGGWRFDHDPSGSFAGFDFAPGAAEMADFAEKHAWLSTAPESGFVRVCVLQRRDAAGVDTLRALTLNRHGAKEVVESPEDWWTAAADVFGVTPDLFTAGEREQLWRQVVGQHETHAGGGPVVAV from the coding sequence ATGGGGAACTTCGACGTTCACGGGTACCTGGAGCGGCTCGGCCTCGACGCGGAGCCGCCGAGCGTGGCCGCGCTGCGGCGGCTGCACGCGGCGCAGGTCGAGCGCGTGCCGTACGAGGCGCTGGAGGTCCAGCTCGGGCGGCCGACGCCGCTGGAGCCGTCGGCGTCGCTCGCGCGGATCCTGCGAGGTCGCGGCGGGTACTGCTACCACCTGAACGGCGCCTTCTCGGCCTTGCTGCGCGAGCTCGGCTACCAGGTCACGCGCCACCTCGGCGGGGTGCAGGGCGGTCCGGGCGACGCGCCGAACGTCGACCGCAACCACCTGGCACTGACCGTCACCGGGGTGCCGGACGAGCCGGAGACGACGTGGCTGGTGGACGCCGGGCTGGGTGACGGCATCCACGAGCCCCTCCCCCTACGGGAAGGCACGTACGCCCAGGGCCCGCACACCTACCGGCTGCGGCCCTCGGAGGTGGCGCCGGGTGGCTGGCGGTTCGACCACGACCCGTCGGGCAGCTTCGCGGGCTTCGACTTCGCGCCGGGCGCGGCGGAGATGGCCGACTTCGCGGAGAAGCACGCGTGGCTGTCGACCGCACCGGAGTCCGGGTTCGTCCGGGTCTGCGTGCTGCAACGCCGGGACGCCGCGGGCGTCGACACCCTGCGGGCGCTGACCCTGAACCGCCACGGCGCCAAGGAAGTCGTCGAGTCACCGGAGGACTGGTGGACGGCCGCGGCGGACGTCTTCGGCGTCACCCCGGACCTGTTCACCGCCGGGGAGCGCGAGCAGCTGTGGCGGCAGGTCGTCGGGCAGCACGAAACCCACGCGGGCGGCGGGCCGGTGGTCGCCGTGTGA
- a CDS encoding rhomboid family intramembrane serine protease produces MSTLPVNPVPETDAAKRVLPPRPKAAALVALSFTLLLYLVELVDVILPGDLDQGGIHSRVLSGLDGVLFAPLLHAGWSHLFANTVPVLVFSFLAMAAGIGRFALVTAIIWVVSGLGVWLIGPANAVTVGASGLAFGWLAYLLVRGIFNRAAGQILVAVVLLGVWSGMLVGLLPGNPGVSWQGHVFGALAGVLAAWLTSRTGKSRKAVPAAPGNLEG; encoded by the coding sequence GTGAGCACCTTGCCCGTGAACCCGGTCCCGGAAACCGACGCCGCCAAGCGCGTGCTGCCGCCCAGACCGAAGGCGGCCGCGCTCGTCGCGCTCTCGTTCACCCTGCTGCTCTACCTGGTCGAGCTGGTGGACGTGATCCTGCCCGGCGACCTGGACCAGGGCGGCATCCACTCCCGGGTGCTGTCCGGCCTCGACGGCGTGCTGTTCGCGCCGCTGCTGCACGCCGGCTGGTCGCACCTCTTCGCGAACACCGTGCCGGTGCTCGTGTTCTCCTTCCTCGCCATGGCCGCCGGGATCGGCCGGTTCGCCCTGGTCACGGCCATCATCTGGGTGGTGTCCGGGCTCGGGGTGTGGCTGATCGGGCCGGCGAACGCCGTCACCGTCGGCGCGTCCGGGCTGGCCTTCGGCTGGCTCGCCTACCTGCTGGTGCGCGGCATCTTCAACCGCGCGGCCGGGCAGATCCTGGTCGCCGTCGTCCTGCTCGGCGTGTGGAGCGGCATGCTCGTCGGCCTGCTGCCCGGCAACCCCGGCGTTTCCTGGCAGGGACACGTCTTCGGCGCGCTGGCCGGTGTCCTCGCGGCGTGGCTGACCAGCCGCACGGGCAAGTCGCGCAAAGCCGTGCCCGCGGCTCCGGGTAACCTCGAAGGGTGA
- the murI gene encoding glutamate racemase: MTSPPADAPIGVFDSGVGGLTVARALLEQLPAEQLRYVGDTAHNPYGPLPIATARRYALAALDEIVESGVKALVIACNTASAACLRDARERYDVPVIEVVLPAARRAVVATHTGRVGVIGTEGTVRSRAYEDAFAAAPGITLTSVACPRFVDFVERGITSGRQVLGLAQGYLQPLLDAEVDTLVLGCTHYPLLQGVLQIVMGQEVTLVSSADETAKDVVRVLTERDLLTTRETPPRHEFLATGSAEPFTRLAQRFMGFAPGVLAPTTA; this comes from the coding sequence GTGACGTCTCCGCCCGCTGATGCCCCGATCGGCGTGTTCGATTCCGGCGTCGGCGGGCTGACGGTCGCGAGGGCGCTCCTCGAGCAGCTGCCCGCCGAGCAGCTCCGCTACGTCGGCGACACGGCGCACAACCCGTACGGCCCGCTCCCGATCGCCACCGCCCGCCGCTACGCGCTCGCGGCCCTCGACGAGATCGTCGAAAGCGGCGTGAAGGCCCTGGTCATCGCCTGCAACACGGCGTCCGCGGCCTGCCTGCGCGACGCGCGCGAGCGCTACGACGTGCCGGTGATCGAGGTCGTCCTGCCCGCCGCGCGCCGGGCCGTCGTGGCCACGCACACCGGCCGGGTCGGCGTGATCGGCACCGAGGGCACCGTGCGGTCGCGCGCCTACGAGGACGCGTTCGCGGCCGCGCCGGGCATCACGCTCACCAGCGTCGCCTGCCCGCGGTTCGTCGACTTCGTCGAGCGCGGCATCACCTCCGGCCGCCAGGTGCTCGGGCTCGCGCAGGGCTACCTGCAGCCGCTGCTCGACGCCGAGGTCGACACGCTCGTGCTCGGCTGCACGCACTACCCGCTCCTGCAGGGGGTGCTGCAGATCGTGATGGGCCAGGAGGTCACCCTGGTTTCGAGCGCGGACGAGACGGCCAAGGACGTCGTCCGCGTGCTCACCGAGCGGGACCTGCTGACGACCCGGGAGACGCCGCCGCGGCACGAGTTCCTCGCCACCGGCTCGGCCGAGCCGTTCACCCGGCTCGCCCAGCGGTTCATGGGGTTCGCCCCGGGTGTCCTCGCTCCCACCACCGCGTGA
- a CDS encoding MBL fold metallo-hydrolase, producing the protein MRLTILGCSGSIPGPNTAASGYLVEAEGFLLGLELGNGTLAQLQAVTDPFDLDALVLTHLHPDHCADVSALTVLRRYHPAPPYPARPRLLPLYAPPDAPVRLANAYAPNEAERAVTDLTDVYDFHPLRPEPFRIGPFEVVAVEVDHPTPAYGLRISYGGRILAFTGDTGPCAALNELADGVDLLLAEASWTDSAERPAGVHLSGKQAGELARDAGVGRLLLTHIAPWTDPGAVLAEASAEFPGAEVVKQGAVYDV; encoded by the coding sequence GTGCGACTGACCATCCTCGGGTGCTCCGGCAGCATCCCCGGGCCGAACACCGCCGCGTCCGGCTACCTGGTCGAGGCGGAAGGCTTCCTGCTCGGCCTCGAGCTCGGCAACGGCACGCTGGCGCAGCTGCAGGCCGTGACCGACCCGTTCGACCTGGACGCCCTGGTGCTCACGCACCTGCACCCCGACCACTGCGCCGACGTCAGCGCGCTCACCGTCCTGCGGCGCTACCACCCGGCGCCGCCGTACCCGGCGCGCCCGCGCCTGCTGCCGCTGTACGCGCCGCCGGACGCGCCCGTCCGGCTGGCCAACGCGTACGCGCCCAACGAGGCCGAGCGGGCCGTCACCGACCTCACCGACGTCTACGACTTCCACCCGCTGCGCCCGGAGCCGTTCCGGATCGGCCCGTTCGAGGTCGTCGCGGTCGAGGTCGACCACCCGACCCCGGCGTACGGCCTGCGCATCTCCTACGGCGGCCGGATCCTCGCGTTCACCGGCGACACCGGCCCGTGCGCGGCGCTCAACGAGCTCGCCGACGGCGTCGACCTGCTGCTCGCCGAGGCGTCGTGGACGGATTCGGCCGAACGCCCGGCCGGCGTGCACCTGTCGGGGAAGCAGGCCGGCGAGCTGGCGCGCGACGCCGGTGTCGGGCGGCTGCTGCTGACGCACATCGCGCCGTGGACGGATCCCGGTGCGGTTCTGGCCGAGGCTTCGGCGGAGTTCCCGGGAGCCGAGGTCGTGAAGCAGGGTGCCGTCTACGACGTCTGA
- the rph gene encoding ribonuclease PH produces MARKDGRNDDQLRDIKITRGFQQWPAGSVLIEFGNTRVLCAASVTEGVPRWRAGSGLGWVTAEYAMLPSATNTRSDRESVKGRIGGRTHEISRLIGRSLRACIDLAALGENTIVIDCDVIQADGGTRTAAVTGGYVALADAITWLGAANRLNDPQPLSTSVAAVSVGVVDGRVRLDLPYEEDSRAEVDMNVVATDAGTLIEVQGTGEGATFARSTLDKMLDMAQAGCEELTRLQNEALALPYPGELPEPRPDKKKGSK; encoded by the coding sequence GTGGCTCGAAAAGATGGCAGGAACGACGACCAGCTCCGTGACATCAAGATCACCCGGGGGTTCCAGCAGTGGCCGGCGGGGTCGGTGCTGATCGAATTCGGCAACACGCGCGTGCTGTGCGCCGCGAGCGTCACCGAAGGGGTGCCGCGCTGGCGGGCCGGATCCGGGCTCGGGTGGGTGACCGCCGAGTACGCGATGCTGCCGTCCGCGACCAACACCCGCAGTGACCGCGAGTCCGTGAAGGGCCGGATCGGCGGGCGCACGCACGAGATCTCGCGGCTGATCGGCCGTTCGCTGCGCGCCTGCATCGATCTGGCGGCGCTGGGCGAGAACACGATCGTCATCGACTGCGACGTCATCCAGGCCGACGGCGGCACGCGCACGGCCGCGGTGACCGGCGGCTACGTCGCGCTGGCCGACGCGATCACGTGGCTGGGCGCGGCGAACCGGCTCAACGACCCGCAGCCGCTGTCGACGTCGGTGGCCGCGGTGAGCGTCGGCGTGGTCGACGGCCGGGTGCGGCTCGACCTGCCGTACGAAGAGGACTCGCGCGCCGAGGTCGACATGAACGTGGTCGCCACCGACGCGGGCACGCTGATCGAGGTCCAGGGCACCGGCGAGGGCGCGACCTTCGCCCGGTCCACTTTGGACAAGATGCTGGACATGGCGCAGGCCGGCTGCGAAGAGCTGACCCGGCTGCAGAACGAGGCCCTGGCGCTGCCGTACCCCGGCGAGCTGCCGGAACCGCGTCCGGACAAGAAGAAGGGCTCGAAGTGA
- the rdgB gene encoding RdgB/HAM1 family non-canonical purine NTP pyrophosphatase: protein MTKLLLATRNAKKLGELRRILDAEGISGIEVLGLADVPDFPEAPETAPDFEGNAVAKARDAVAACGLPAIADDSGIAIDALNGMPGVLSARWAGGHGDDEANLNLVLGQLRDVPDERRGAQFVCAAALVLVSGEETLVRGEWRGTMVHSRRGTNGFGYDPIFRPDGETRTSAEMEPAEKDAVSHRGRALRALLPALRELAEG from the coding sequence GTGACGAAGCTGCTTCTGGCCACGCGCAACGCGAAGAAGCTGGGCGAGCTTCGGCGGATCCTCGACGCCGAGGGGATTTCGGGGATCGAGGTCCTCGGTCTCGCGGACGTTCCCGACTTTCCGGAAGCGCCCGAGACAGCGCCGGACTTCGAGGGCAACGCGGTGGCGAAGGCCCGTGACGCCGTGGCGGCCTGTGGACTGCCGGCCATCGCCGACGACTCGGGCATCGCGATCGACGCGCTGAACGGCATGCCGGGCGTGTTGTCGGCGCGCTGGGCGGGCGGCCACGGCGACGACGAAGCGAACCTGAACCTGGTGCTGGGCCAGCTCCGCGACGTCCCGGACGAGCGCCGCGGAGCCCAGTTCGTCTGCGCGGCGGCGCTGGTCCTGGTGTCCGGCGAGGAGACGCTGGTCCGCGGCGAGTGGCGCGGAACCATGGTCCACTCCCGGCGGGGGACGAACGGCTTCGGGTACGACCCGATCTTCCGGCCGGATGGCGAGACCCGGACGTCGGCGGAGATGGAGCCGGCGGAGAAGGACGCGGTGTCCCACCGGGGGCGGGCTCTGCGCGCCCTGCTGCCGGCGTTGCGGGAGCTCGCGGAGGGTTAA